One stretch of Brachyhypopomus gauderio isolate BG-103 chromosome 10, BGAUD_0.2, whole genome shotgun sequence DNA includes these proteins:
- the tfpil gene encoding boophilin-G2, with amino-acid sequence MGYKMTSKRSFQLLSLGIICAVALALDPKCNETVNEGTGHDKVVRFHYNPQLGFCSPFFYMGEGGNGNRFKSDHDCMVSCSAKYQEFYPDGDAVCTLNMDSGTCFASIMMYYYDIKEKDCRMFLYRGCQGNGNRFESRELCQNKCRARSGRMLGAETTNPDQQTVDVGLVVGILGGIIFAVAVISAVAILVIQRNKKRAGMKKVSTNEVEMT; translated from the exons ATGGGATACAAAATGACTTCTAAACGATCTTTCCAGCTGCTCAGCTTGGGAATTATATGTGCTGTTGCCTTGGCGTTAG ATCCAAAATGCAACGAAACTGTAAATGAAGGTACAGGACATGACAAGGTGGTGAGATTTCACTACAACCCACAGTTAGGTTTTTGCAGCCCGTTCTTCTACATGGGAGAGGGTGGGAATGGAAACAGGTTCAAATCCGACCATGACTGCATGGTGTCATGTTCAGCAAAATATCAAGAGTTCTACCCAGATGGAG ATGCAGTGTGCACCTTAAATATGGACTCAGGCACCTGTTTTGCCTCAATTATGATGTATTACTATGACATCAAGGAGAAAGACTGCCGCATGTTCCTTTACAGAGGTTGCCAAGGGAACGGGAATCGTTTTGAATCCAGAGAACTTTGCCAAAACAAGTGCCGAG CAAGGTCTGGAAGAATGCTAGGAGCAGAAACTACTAACCCTGATCAACAAACTGTTGACGTGG GATTGGTCGTTGGTATACTGGGCGGCATTATATTTGCCGTGGCAGTGATCTCTGCTGTCGCGATACTGGTTATCCAGAG GAATAAAAAACGCGCAGGCATGAAGAAAGTGTCCACAAACGAGGTTGAGATGACTTAA
- the nxnl2 gene encoding nucleoredoxin-like protein 2, with product MVEVFSGRTLLNKEGDFVDPEEALRNKVVGIYFSAGWCPPCRDFTPVLCDFYTELVEESDPPAQLEIVFISSDKSEEDMLEYYNDMHGDWLALPWTDQYKHELKKRFSITAVPKLVIVKENGQVITDKGRKQIRDQGLSCFRSWLEVAEIFQNFKC from the exons ATGGTGGAGGTTTTTTCGGGACGAACACTCCTTAACAAAGAAGGTGACTTCGTGGACCCAGAAGAAGCTCTTCGTAATAAAGTTGTGGGAATATATTTTTCTGCCGGGTGGTGTCCACCCTGTCGCGACTTCACACCGGTactttgtgatttttacacagagctggtggaggagagtgaccCTCCGGCGCAACTCGAAATAGTTTTTATATCATCTGACAAGTCAGAAGAGGATATGTTAGAGTACTATAATGATATGCACGGAGATTGGCTCGCCCTGCCTTGGACTGACCAGTACAAACA TGAGCTGAAAAAGAGGTTCAGCATCACTGCTGTGCCCAAGCTGGTGATCGTAAAAGAGAACGGGCAGGTGATCACAGACAAAGGCAGGAAGCAAATCCGAGACCAAGGCCTGTCCTGCTTCAGGAGCTGGTTGGAGGTTGCCGAAATCTTCCAGAACTTTAAATGCTAA
- the spina gene encoding spindlin-Z, translated as MKTPFGKNAGQRARADAGHAGVSANMMKKKNSHKKHKSSVGPTKVSQPRRNIVGCRIQHIWKEGSGAASQWKGTVLDQVPVNPSLYLIKYDGFDCVYGLELHKDERVQGLEVLPDRVASTRISDAHLADTMIGKAVEHMFETEEGSKDEWRGMVLARAPIMNTWFYITYEKDPVLYMYQLLDDYKDGDLRIMPDSNDSPPAEREPGEVVDSLVGKQVEYAKEDGSKRTGMVIHQVEAKPSVYFIKFDDDFHIYVYDLVKTS; from the exons ATGAAGACCCCATTCGGGAAGAACGCGGGCCAGAGAGCCAGGGCTGATGCAG GACACGCTGGTGTGTCTGCAAATATGATGAAGAAAAAGAATTCACACAA GAAACACAAGAGCAGCGTGGGGCCCACCAAGGTGTCCCAGCCCCGGCGGAACATTGTGGGCTGCCGCATCCAGCACATCTGGAAGGAGGGCAGTGGGGCGGCATCCCAGTGGAAGGGCACGGTGTTGGACCAGGTGCCCGTTAACCCCTCGCTCTACCTGATCAAGTACGACGGCTTCGACTGCGTCTACGGGCTAGAGCTGCACAAGGACGAGCGAGTGCAGGGGCTGGAAGTCCTCCCGGACCGTGTAG CTTCGACACGCATCAGCGACGCCCACCTGGCTGACACCATGATAGGCAAGGCAGTCGAGCACATGTTTGAGACGGAAGAAGGCTCGAAGGATGAGTGGCGGGGCATGGTGCTGGCACGAGCGCCCATCATGAACACGTGGTTCTACATCACTTATGAGAAGGACCCCGTACTCTACATGTACCAGCTCCTCGACGACTACAAGGACGGAGACCTGAGGATCATGCCGGACTCAA ACGACTCTCCCCCAGCTGAGCGGGAGCCCGGTGAGGTGGTGGACAGCCTCGTTGGCAAACAGGTGGAGTACGCCAAAGAGGACGGCTCCAAACGGACTGGCATGGTCATCCACCAGGTGGAGGCCAAGCCCTCCGTCTACTTCATCAAGTTCGACGACGACTTTCACATTTATGTGTACGACTTGGTGAAAACGTCGTAG